A stretch of Dysidea avara chromosome 5, odDysAvar1.4, whole genome shotgun sequence DNA encodes these proteins:
- the LOC136255830 gene encoding uncharacterized protein — protein MDENTVVDQLFYSDTDDDWNNSDEEDSFVHGEDSFVLDRLTREQDDDYGNVEENDREEEFSKDEEDIEEETNDDYEADVRYCEGHDESSHPGPSGLHSGVSNGGMGSLETEYRCSGSPVAYHGSPVSSSLRSRSSPHAPFSPSDRGRDYSPSPSDPLSGRNRGRGRGRGRGTVSPMDLVPSRGRRKGTGRGRGTGRGRDLAIDNAYTLECCFTPVNDRRPSKALGSNWLLNFYVNIAHASMEDVNHRLFHLNRLRGLRNAIS, from the exons ATGGATGAAAATACTGTTGTTGATCAACTTTTCTATAGCGACACCGACGATGACTGGAACAACTCGGACGAAGAGGACTCTTTTGTCCATGGAGAAGACTCTTTTGTCCTTGATAGGCTTACCAGGGAACAAGACG ATGATTATGGCAATGTGGAAGAAAATGATCGTGAGGAAGAGTTCAGCAAGGACGAAGAAGACATCGAGGAAGAAACAAACGATGATTATGAAG CTGATGTGAGATATTGTGAAGGTCATGATGAGTCAAGCCATCCTGGACCATCTGGGCTACATAGTGGAGTGAGTAACGGTGGGATGGGTAGCCTGGAAACTGAATACCGCTGTAGTGGTTCTCCTGTGGCTTACCATGGCTCTCCTGTTAGTTCTTCCCTGCGCTCTCGTTCTTCTCCACATGCCCCATTTTCACCTAGTGATAGAGGCAGGGACTACTCACCATCTCCATCTGATCCTTTGTCTGGTAGAAATAGAGGGAGAGGTAGAGGAAGGGGTAGGGGAACTGTGTCTCCAATGGATCTTGTGCCTAGTCGAGGTAGGAGGAAAGGTACTGGTAGGGGTAGAGGTACCGGTAGGGGTAGGGATTTGGCTATCGATAATGCTTATACTCTAGAGTGCTGTTTCACACCTGTGAATGATCGTAGACCATCAAAAGCTTTAGGGAGCAACTGGCTactaaacttttatgtcaacaTAGCTCACGCCAGCATGGAGGACGTCAATCACAGGCTCTTCCACCTCAATCGCCTGCGAGGCTTGAGGAACGCCATTTCATAG